Proteins encoded by one window of Mercenaria mercenaria strain notata chromosome 4, MADL_Memer_1, whole genome shotgun sequence:
- the LOC123551043 gene encoding uncharacterized protein LOC123551043 translates to MFQAPDYIESVSVKLSEVLSDIGVDERIVLKRRRGALLAESMATRSLQLQDCNDTTYYFGSQSEGTTTLDLHSDTDRLYCFNDFNVIQDRSDWKPGVQICLMIQDDTVSPGYCLLQPLRKDTPHPYHTVPNKNFSERKGKILIKNKVISEMADIIENGGTRHGPAHTLQKQTGMNYVDIVPAYHCKSWPLQARQWLDWQGIGQWPSADMRRYCDSTGCFLVGVGSRGSEHEEFEWRISTSLAERCLMFNLNITQIQCYVLMKMILKTLIKPLFEDTISSFMCKTVMFHCIANTHSNIWRENNILGCLSLCLFVLHNCILNENCPNFIIPGNNLMRGNIPQTYKPYILQKLCDVVTGRCIALLGIECDDLGLRLQCKMNNLSSFKASDIVSGYILKSLAYSIDFSIRPCLICNSSNEEAVQTLRKYISKLVDISDQCEGVDKAVYHLLAPWFYTSLGTALASYSIHLDNAVSAEALTWISLGLNTDVSSSKLKLASIYYCTGDTRKMETTLRNIERSYDVNTVEPICSCHFYIKQALREGFLAISNDHNEEAIQHILAFCVIFMPYEIKCVPHELQYEMFRSSKDDLAFRPLHDYWIKWAVVDSLPYLYFLQYKTYKSLGRQDEKKRALSNLLKTTDREPNLGHRETALNLLGQCMEQENRATDALRCYLISLNLRERYNAAKIHICRLLSSLLSNK, encoded by the coding sequence atgtttcaagCACCAGATTACATTGAGTCAGTGTCAGTAAAACTGTCAGAGGTTCTTTCTGATATAGGAGTAGATGAGAGGATTGTACTTAAGAGAAGAAGAGGAGCTTTACTGGCTGAATCTATGGCCACAAGATCATTACAACTACAGGATTGCAATGATACAACATACTACTTTGGCAGTCAGTCAGAGGGCACGACAACACTGGATCTTCATTCAGACACTGACCGTCTATATTGTTTCAATGACTTTAATGTGATACAAGATAGAAGTGACTGGAAACCGGGTGTACAAATTTGTCTGATGATCCAGGATGATACTGTATCACCTGGCTATTGTCTTCTGCAACCTCTGAGAAAGGATACTCCACATCCATATCATACTGTACCTAATAAAAATTTCAgtgaaagaaaaggaaaaatattgataaagaatAAAGTCATATCTGAGATGGCTGATATTATTGAAAATGGAGGAACAAGACATGGTCCAGCACatacattacaaaaacaaactgGGATGAATTATGTAGACATTGTTCCTGCTTACCACTGTAAATCCTGGCCTCTACAAGCAAGGCAGTGGTTAGACTGGCAAGGCATAGGCCAGTGGCCTTCAGCTGACATGAGAAGATACTGTGACAGTACAGGATGTTTCCTTGTTGGTGTTGGAAGCAGGGGCAGTGAACATGAGGAATTTGAATGGAGAATATCAACATCCCTAGCTGAAAGATGCTTGATGTTCAATCTCAATATTACACAGATTCAATGTTATGTCTTGATGAAGATGATATTGAAAACCCTTATCAAGCCATTATTTGAAGATaccatttcaagtttcatgtgtaaaacagttaTGTTTCATTGTATTGCAAATACACATTCTAACATCTGGAGAGAAAACAACATACTTGGGTGTCTATCACTGTGTTTATTTGTCCTACACAactgtattttgaatgaaaactgtCCAAACTTTATCATACCTGGAAACAATTTGATGAGAGGAAATATACCACAAACATATAAACCTTACATTCTGCAAAAACTATGTGATGTTGTAACTGGTAGGTGTATAGCATTACTGGGGATTGAGTGTGACGATCTTGGTTTAAGGCttcaatgtaaaatgaataatttaagCTCATTCAAAGCAAGTGATATTGTTTCAGGATATATATTAAAGTCACTTGCATACAGCATTGATTTTAGCATAAGGCCTTGTCTTATTTGCAACAGTAGTAACGAAGAAGCTGTACAAACACTGCGGAAGTATATTTCCAAATTAGTTGATATTTCTGACCAATGTGAAGGAGTGGACAAAGCAGTATACCACCTTCTTGCACCATGGTTTTATACATCCCTGGGAACTGCCCTAGCATCCTACAGCATTCATTTGGACAATGCAGTATCAGCAGAAGCTCTCACCTGGATCTCCCTCGGTTTGAATACAGATGTTTCATCAAGTAAACTGAAGCTAGCATCAATCTACTACTGTACAGGGGATACTCGGAAAATGGAAACGACACTTAGGAATATTGAAAGAAGTTATGACGTAAACACTGTTGAGCCTATTTGTTCTTGCCATTTTTACATCAAACAAGCTCTGAGAGAAGGATTTCTTGCAATATCTAATGATCATAACGAAGAAGCTATACAGCACATTTTAGCATTCTGTGTTATATTTATgccatatgaaataaaatgtgttccACATGAACTAcagtatgaaatgtttagatCTTCGAAAGACGATCTAGCTTTCAGACCCCTACATGACTACTGGATAAAATGGGCTGTGGTTGATTCTCTCCCTTATCTCTACTTTCTACAATACAAGACCTACAAAAGTCTTGGGAGACAAGATGAAAAGAAAAGAGCACTGTCTAACCTTCTCAAGACAACTGACCGAGAACCAAATCTTGGACACAGGGAAACAGCTTTAAATTTACTCGGACAATGCATGGAACAAGAGAACCGGGCTACAGATGCTTTGCGCTGCTATTTAATATCCTTAAACCTAAGGGAGAGATACAATGCTGCAAAGATCCATATATGTAGACTTTTATCAAGTTTACTAAGTAACAAGTAG